A region of the Bacillota bacterium genome:
TGGTGGGTGCCCAGACCGCTTACGAGTCCGCCGAAAAAGCCTATCGACAGGCAAGGGCGAAGCTGGAGCTGGTCGAAGCAGGGACGCGCCACGAGCAGATAGAACAGGCACGCGCCGCGGTGGAACAGGCTAAAGCACAGGCAATGAACGCCCGGCAAGATGCCGAACGTGCAGAGAACCTGTATGCCGCCGGTGCCATCTCCAGGCAGCAGCTGGATGCCGCTATCGCCCGGCGCGACAGTGCGCAGGCGACGGTCGCTGCTGCAGAGGCAAGACTGGCGGAGCTGCTTGCCGGAGCGCGAACGGAAGAGCGTGAAGAGGCTCGCGCGGCGGAGGCGCAGGCGAAGGCACAGCTGGAAGGTGCGAGGCGCAACCTGCAGGTGGTCAGGGAGCTGTACGCCGACCGCCTGCCAGCGAAGCAGCAGCTGGAGCTAGCCCGTACACAGTATCGCACTGCGCTGGAGCAGGTTGCTGCAGCAAGGGCGCGTTTAGACCTGCTGCTTGCCGGTGCACGGGAGGAAACCATTCAGGCGGCGCGAGCACAGGTGGAGCAGGCTCGCGGTGCACTGGAAGCTGCGAAGGCAATGACCGATTACTTGACCATTAAGGCGCCCTTATCCGGCAGGGTGATACTGAAGGTTGCCGAGCAGGGTGAACTGGTCACGCCGGGGATGCCCATTGTGCGCATTGCCAATCTGGATACTGTATGGCTGAAGGTGTATGTGCCCGAGCCGAATATGCGTGTCAAACTGGGCGACCGGGCGGAGGTAGCGGTAGATGCCTATCCCGGCAGGCGTTTCGTGGGCAGGGTCACCGAGATCGCGGACAAACCCGAGTTCACCCCCAGGAATGTGCAGACGAAAGAGGAGCGGGTGAAGCTGGTTTTCGGGGTGAAAATCACGCTGGAAAACCCGCGGGGGGAGCTCAAACCCGGGATGCCAGCAGACGCCACCATTTTCCTGTCCGGGGCTTCGCCATGAGCGAGTGGGCGATAGAAGCACGGGGTCTTCGCAAGACCTTCGGGCATATCGTGGCGGTAGACTCGTTGCATTTACAGGTGCGCCCGGGAGAAGTATTCGGCATCGTCGGTCCCGATGGCGCGGGCAAAACCACCACTTTCCGCATGCTGGTGGGCGCCATCGAACCCGATGCCGGGGAAGCCTTTGTTGCCGGGTTTAATGTATGCACACATCCCGAGGAAGTCAAGCGGCGCATTGGCTATATGTCGCAGCGATTCAGCCTCTACGGTGACCTGACGGTGCAGGAGAACCTGGACTTCTTCGCCGATGTCTATCAGGTGCCCAGGGAAGAGCGTCTTGCCCGGCAGAAGGAGCTGCTGGAGTTCAGCCGACTGGCTCCGTTCACAAAACGTCTGGCTCAAAACCTGTCGGGTGGGATGAAGCAGAAGCTTGCGCTGGCGTGCACGCTGATACATACGCCAGAAATCCTCTTTCTCGACGAGCCGACAACGGGGGTAGACCCCGTGTCGCGCCGCGATTTCTGGAGGATACTCTACACGCTGGTGGGCAGGGGCATGACGCTGGTGGTGAGCACGCCCTATATGGACGAAGCCGAACGGTGCAGCCGCATCGCTTTCATGTACAACGGTCGTATCATCGAGTGCGACACCCCCGATAACCTGCGCAGTCGGATGAGTGGTAATCTCTGGGAGATGATCTGCCATCCGCAGCGGCGGGCAAGGGAAATCCTTGCGCAACTGCCCGAGGTGAAGAGTGTACAGGTGTATGGAGAGCGTCTGCATGTCTGGCTGGAAGGTATCCGTACCGGGTTCCAGCCCCTGCAGGAGATTCTGACGCAATCCGGCATTCAGGTGGAGCATATTCGGCAGGTTGTAGCCGGGCTGGAGGATGTCTTTGTGTCCATTATCGAGAAGCAGCGGCAGGAAACGCGATGAGCGAGTGGGCTGTTGAGGTTCACGGGCTGACCAAACGCTTCGGAAGTTTTACGGCGGTGGATGGTATCACCTTCGCGGTGAAGCGCGGCGAGGTTTTCGGGTTTCTGGGTCCCAATGGCGCGGGGAAGTCCACCACCATCCGGATGCTGTGCGGTATTATCTCGCCGACCTCCGGCACAGGAACCGTTGCCGGGCTGGATATCCGCACACAGTCCGAACAGATTAAAGCGCGCATCGGTTACATGTCCCAGAAGTTCTCGCTGTATGAAGACCTGACCGTTTCGGAAAATATCGATTTTTACGCAGGGGTCTACGGGGTGTCTGCCGAGCGGCTGGCGAAACGGAAACGGTGGGTGCTGCAGATGGCTGGTCTGGAAGGGCGTGAACAGAGCCTGACCGGTGAACTGCCAATGGGCTGGAAGCAAAGGCTGGCTCTGGGATGCGCCATTGTGCATGAGCCGGAGATACTTTTTCTGGACGAACCCACATCAGGAGTAGACCCCATCTCCCGACGGCAGTTCTGGGACCTGATTGACGTGCTGGCAGGAGAGGGCGTTACCGTGTTTGTCACCACGCACTATATGGATGAGGCGGAACATTGCAACAGGCTCTGCCTTATCTATCGGGGCAGGATCGTGGCGATGGGCACGCCCGCCGAGCTGAAGACGCACTACTCGTCGGGAAAGCTGATGGAGGTTGAGGTAGAACCGCAGATGGCTGCACTGGAGAGCCTGCTGAACGACCCGGCGGTATACGATGCAGCGGTTTTCGGCAGGCGACTGCACGTGGTTCTGCCAGCGGATGTGGATGCCGCAGGGCATGTCAGACAGCAGCTGGAGAAGGAAGGCTTCCGCATTATCTATCTGGATGCGGTAGTGCCCTCTCTGGAAGATGTGTTCGTTTCGCTGGTGGAGCAAACCGATAGAGGACTGGGAGAGGACGGCGTGTAGACATGTGGACGCGAATTCGCGCAGTGATGCGCAAAGAGTTCATTCATGTCCTCCGTGACATACGCACGCTGGCGGTGGTTATCGTGCTACCGGTGCTCATGCTGATTCTTTACGGTTACGCGATCAATCTGGATGTGCGTCATCTGCGCACGGCGATTCTGGACGAAGACAGAACTTCCGCTTCACGCGAGTTCATTCGCTCTCTTCAGCACAACGAGTACTTCGACATCGTGCTGTATCTGGACAGGCCGGAGCAGGCAGATATGGTGCTTGCACGTGGCGGAGCGAGGCTGGTTTTCGTGATTCCACGAGGGTTCGGACGTGATGTGGCTTCGGGCAAGCCGCCGCAGGTGCAGGCGCTGATTGACGGCTCCGATTCCACCACCGCCACGATTGCCCAGAGCTACGTATCGGGATTCCTCCAGACAATCTCCGTCGGTTACGCACGGCGACAGGCTGCTCGTGCCGGGTTGCCTGTGGAGCGACTGGCAATGCCCTTCGATTTACAGCCGCGCGTGTGGTACAACCCCGAAATGAAGAGCACCTATTTCATCGTGCCGGGGTTGATTGCCGTCATCTTGATGCAGATTTCCGCACTGCTGACATCGCTGACCATTGTGCGCGAGCGCGAGCGGGGGACGATTGAGCGGCTGGTAGTTTCGCCCATCATGCCCCACGAACTGATGATAGGCAAAATCGTACCGTATGTTATCATTGCTT
Encoded here:
- a CDS encoding efflux RND transporter periplasmic adaptor subunit; this encodes MKGHRRAKVVIGVVLLALAAGMAWRWWGMGSSHLRNVVFASGTIEATEVDVSAKVSGRILKLLLDEGDAVLAGQVIALIDAREIRAQVAQARGAYEAAQARLRELLSGAREEEIRQAQANLAQAQAAAEGARRTLETVQEMFAKATELRAQLVGAQTAYESAEKAYRQARAKLELVEAGTRHEQIEQARAAVEQAKAQAMNARQDAERAENLYAAGAISRQQLDAAIARRDSAQATVAAAEARLAELLAGARTEEREEARAAEAQAKAQLEGARRNLQVVRELYADRLPAKQQLELARTQYRTALEQVAAARARLDLLLAGAREETIQAARAQVEQARGALEAAKAMTDYLTIKAPLSGRVILKVAEQGELVTPGMPIVRIANLDTVWLKVYVPEPNMRVKLGDRAEVAVDAYPGRRFVGRVTEIADKPEFTPRNVQTKEERVKLVFGVKITLENPRGELKPGMPADATIFLSGASP
- a CDS encoding ABC transporter ATP-binding protein, whose amino-acid sequence is MSEWAIEARGLRKTFGHIVAVDSLHLQVRPGEVFGIVGPDGAGKTTTFRMLVGAIEPDAGEAFVAGFNVCTHPEEVKRRIGYMSQRFSLYGDLTVQENLDFFADVYQVPREERLARQKELLEFSRLAPFTKRLAQNLSGGMKQKLALACTLIHTPEILFLDEPTTGVDPVSRRDFWRILYTLVGRGMTLVVSTPYMDEAERCSRIAFMYNGRIIECDTPDNLRSRMSGNLWEMICHPQRRAREILAQLPEVKSVQVYGERLHVWLEGIRTGFQPLQEILTQSGIQVEHIRQVVAGLEDVFVSIIEKQRQETR
- a CDS encoding ABC transporter ATP-binding protein, translating into MSEWAVEVHGLTKRFGSFTAVDGITFAVKRGEVFGFLGPNGAGKSTTIRMLCGIISPTSGTGTVAGLDIRTQSEQIKARIGYMSQKFSLYEDLTVSENIDFYAGVYGVSAERLAKRKRWVLQMAGLEGREQSLTGELPMGWKQRLALGCAIVHEPEILFLDEPTSGVDPISRRQFWDLIDVLAGEGVTVFVTTHYMDEAEHCNRLCLIYRGRIVAMGTPAELKTHYSSGKLMEVEVEPQMAALESLLNDPAVYDAAVFGRRLHVVLPADVDAAGHVRQQLEKEGFRIIYLDAVVPSLEDVFVSLVEQTDRGLGEDGV
- a CDS encoding ABC transporter permease encodes the protein MWTRIRAVMRKEFIHVLRDIRTLAVVIVLPVLMLILYGYAINLDVRHLRTAILDEDRTSASREFIRSLQHNEYFDIVLYLDRPEQADMVLARGGARLVFVIPRGFGRDVASGKPPQVQALIDGSDSTTATIAQSYVSGFLQTISVGYARRQAARAGLPVERLAMPFDLQPRVWYNPEMKSTYFIVPGLIAVILMQISALLTSLTIVRERERGTIERLVVSPIMPHELMIGKIVPYVIIAFADVLLVLAAGRLLFGVPLRGSVVLLLVHSAVFLFASMGIGLLISVIARTQLVAFIAAMLGTMLPSVLLSGFMFPISAMPQVLQYLTYLIPARYFIVILRGIFLKGVGPEVLWKPALSLIAFGLIAIAVSVRRFQKRL